AGGGCCGGCCCAGGTTGAGCTGTTTCCTACGAATAGCGGTCATGCACTCATACGGGTTGATATTGCGGCAAGTACGCTGGATGCCACATCCCCTATCGGGTCTTCAGCATCTGGCACCATTACACCAGGAACGATGCATGTTGTGCTGTTACCGGGTCTACGTGATGCGATTCCGGCATCAGTGGGGGCTAATACTAATCTTGCAGGTACCCGCGTTGCTGAGATACTCACCCAATTACCCAAGGCAGCCTCAGGCATTCTTGGTCCACGCTTTAATGCGACTGATTCAGCACTCGTGCTTGATGAGGAAACTGGGGGGTTAACGATTGATGTATCACCATCAACCGAACGAGCTTGCTGGTTTGATTCAAGTGTTCTTGAAACATGTGTAGAGTCAGGAGTTGGCCAGCGAACTCTCTCCGCTAATGGCGCCGGTGTGGGCATGGTTGCCCAACCAGCACGGATGGGCTTGCTTCGTCAAAATATTGTGTTGGATATGCACGAAGCGCATATCGGGGTAAACGCCGACCCCACCCCGGATAACCAGCAACCACTAGAAACACAAGATCGCACGAAACCACTTCCAAGAACTGGCTCAAATCTCCCCCCCGCCTGGGTACTTCTGCTGACCGCCCTATCCAGCATTGGGGTTTTAACCGTACTTCGTAAGCGTTCGTAATAGACCAATGTCCTTAGACTTTTGTGCTATCGACTTTGAAACGGCGTCTTGGGACCGCGCCTCGGCAATCCAAGTAGGCATTGTTCGGGTGCGTGATCGTCAAGTTGTCGATCAATTCGCCACACTCCTTCGCCCTCTACCAGGATTTGACGAGTTTTCTGATGCCGCAATTGAAATACACCACATCACCCCGGAAATGGTGGCGCATGCTCCGTATTGGCGCGATTGTTATTCTGCAGTTCGCACCTTTATTGATGAGGATCGGCTGGTTTCCTACAACGCTCGCTTTGATGGTCAAGTATTCGCGTCGACTTCTCTTATTTCAGGAATTGACGACGCCAGTGTTGAGATGGGGTGCGCACTTACGTGGGCACAACGAACCCTCACCGGACTCTCAAACCATCGATTGGCCACCGTTGCCGCCCACTTTGGGATTGAACTCACCAACCACCATGATGCAACCGCCGATGCCGTCGCCTGCGCCCAGGTGGTCATCCATCTCGCCACGATTTATGAAGTAGATTCCATTGACGAATTAGCCAGGCTTGCCAACGGTCAGTTTTCGTTCTACCAGGCAGACAAGAAAACACTGGCAGCCTATCTCGCAGACCAAACGCACCACTAGTCAGCCAAGAACGAAGCAGCCAGCCCCACCTTGTGGGTGCCGCCGTACTGACGCCCACAAGGACCGGTACGAGTGGGTCAGGTGGGGCTCGAACCCACGCATCGCCGGATTATGAGTCCGGAGC
The sequence above is drawn from the Stomatohabitans albus genome and encodes:
- a CDS encoding exonuclease domain-containing protein, yielding MSLDFCAIDFETASWDRASAIQVGIVRVRDRQVVDQFATLLRPLPGFDEFSDAAIEIHHITPEMVAHAPYWRDCYSAVRTFIDEDRLVSYNARFDGQVFASTSLISGIDDASVEMGCALTWAQRTLTGLSNHRLATVAAHFGIELTNHHDATADAVACAQVVIHLATIYEVDSIDELARLANGQFSFYQADKKTLAAYLADQTHH